One Sphingomonas sp. SUN039 genomic window carries:
- a CDS encoding VOC family protein has product MYSHMMVGSNDIDRSKTFYDATFAAMGGRAGMKDAKGRLIYAHNGAMFLVTPPIDGKPATHGNGCTIGFAMTPEQADAWQAAGVASGGTAIEDPPGVREGGGMKLYLAYLRDPDGNKLCALHNLAA; this is encoded by the coding sequence ATGTACAGCCACATGATGGTCGGCAGCAACGACATCGACCGGTCGAAAACCTTCTACGACGCGACATTCGCGGCGATGGGCGGTCGTGCCGGAATGAAGGATGCCAAGGGTCGCCTGATCTACGCGCACAATGGCGCGATGTTCCTTGTGACGCCGCCCATCGATGGCAAACCGGCGACGCACGGCAACGGCTGCACCATCGGCTTTGCGATGACGCCGGAACAGGCCGACGCCTGGCAGGCGGCGGGCGTCGCCAGCGGCGGCACTGCCATCGAGGATCCGCCGGGCGTGCGCGAAGGCGGCGGCATGAAGCTGTATCTCGCCTATTTGCGCGATCCCGACGGCAACAAGCTCTGCGCGCTGCACAATCTGGCAGCGTGA
- a CDS encoding S-(hydroxymethyl)glutathione dehydrogenase/class III alcohol dehydrogenase, whose protein sequence is MKTRAAVAFEAKQPLEIVEVDLDGPRAGEVLVEIMATGICHTDAYTLDGLDSEGIFPSILGHEGAGVVREVGPGVTSVAPGDHVIPLYTPECRQCKSCLSGKTNLCTAIRATQGKGLMPDSTSRFSYKGQPIFHYMGCSTFSNFTVLPEIAVAKIRTDAPFKTSCYIGCGVTTGVGAVVNTAKVAPGDNVVIFGLGGIGLNVLQGARMAGANMIIGVDINPDREEWGRKFGMTHFVNPKDVADIVAHLVALTDGGADYSFDCTGNTTVMRQALECCHRGWGTSIIIGVAEAGKEISTRPFQLVTGRNWRGTAFGGAKGRTDVPKIVDWYMNGKIEIDPMITHTLTLDEINKGFDLMHAGESIRSVVVY, encoded by the coding sequence ATGAAGACCCGCGCTGCCGTAGCCTTCGAAGCCAAACAGCCGCTTGAAATCGTCGAGGTCGATCTCGACGGACCGCGTGCGGGCGAAGTGCTGGTCGAGATCATGGCGACGGGCATCTGCCACACCGACGCCTACACGCTCGACGGGTTGGACAGCGAGGGCATCTTCCCGAGCATCCTCGGCCATGAAGGCGCGGGCGTGGTGCGCGAGGTCGGCCCTGGCGTCACCAGCGTCGCGCCGGGCGATCACGTCATCCCGCTCTACACCCCCGAATGCCGCCAATGTAAATCGTGCCTTTCCGGCAAGACCAACCTGTGCACCGCGATCCGCGCCACTCAGGGCAAGGGGCTGATGCCCGACAGCACGAGCCGTTTCAGCTACAAGGGGCAGCCGATCTTCCATTATATGGGCTGCTCGACGTTCAGTAATTTCACGGTCCTGCCCGAAATCGCCGTCGCCAAAATCCGCACCGATGCGCCGTTCAAGACGAGTTGCTACATCGGCTGCGGCGTGACCACGGGCGTCGGCGCCGTCGTCAACACGGCCAAAGTCGCGCCGGGCGACAATGTTGTCATCTTCGGTCTCGGCGGCATCGGCCTCAACGTGTTGCAGGGCGCGCGGATGGCGGGCGCCAACATGATTATCGGCGTCGACATCAACCCCGACCGCGAGGAATGGGGCCGCAAGTTCGGGATGACCCATTTCGTCAACCCGAAGGATGTGGCCGATATCGTCGCGCACCTCGTCGCGCTGACCGACGGCGGCGCGGACTATAGCTTCGACTGCACTGGCAACACGACGGTCATGCGTCAGGCGCTCGAATGCTGCCACCGCGGCTGGGGCACCAGCATCATCATCGGCGTGGCCGAGGCGGGCAAGGAAATCAGCACGCGGCCGTTCCAGCTCGTCACTGGCCGCAACTGGCGCGGCACCGCGTTCGGCGGGGCGAAGGGCCGGACCGATGTGCCCAAGATCGTCGACTGGTATATGAACGGCAAGATCGAGATCGACCCGATGATCACCCACACGCTGACCCTCGACGAGATCAACAAGGGCTTCGACCTGATGCACGCGGGCGAGAGTATCCGCAGCGTCGTCGTTTACTAA
- a CDS encoding acetyl/propionyl/methylcrotonyl-CoA carboxylase subunit alpha, whose product MFTKILIANRGEIACRVIRTAKKMGIATVAVYSDADARSPHVLMADEAVHIGPSPAAESYLVADKIIAACKATGAQAVHPGYGFLSERTSFAQALADNDIAFIGPPIGAIAAMGDKIESKKLALKAGVNVVPGFVGEIDSTEHAVEIANGIGYPVMMKASAGGGGKGMRLAYSEADVREGFEATKREGLASFGDDRVFIEKFILNPRHIEIQILGDQHGNILYLNERECSIQRRHQKVVEEAPSPFVTPKMRQAMGEQCVALARAVGYYSAGTVELIVSGADPTGESFYFLEMNTRLQVEHPVTECITGIDLVEQMIRVAAGEPLGMTQADVKLDGWAVENRVYAEDPYRGFLPSTGRLVRYNPPATGLDRGLSPLGDCPLPDTGDSPQVGTVPGTSLVRVDDGVTEGGEVSRFYDPMIAKLITWAPTRLEAIDKQIAALDSFEIEGVGHNIDFVSAIMQHPRFRSGEITTGFIAEEYPEGFHGAPASPELLRALAAIAAFAATAEADRARRVDGQLGKRLQPPADWQVHVGGANHDVSISTDGIVVDGEDLDIELEYTPGDRIVEAVLDDAPLAVRILRTRAGFKLTTRGASHIARVLPAHVAPLSAHMIEKIPPDLSRFLLSPMPGLLTALHVGAGDKVEAGQPLAVIEAMKMENILRAGKTGTVKSISAAQGDSLSVDQVILELD is encoded by the coding sequence ATGTTCACCAAAATCCTGATCGCCAACCGGGGCGAGATCGCCTGCCGGGTCATTCGCACGGCCAAGAAAATGGGCATCGCGACGGTCGCGGTTTACTCCGACGCGGACGCGCGCAGTCCGCATGTCCTGATGGCCGACGAGGCTGTGCACATCGGGCCGTCGCCCGCCGCCGAGAGTTATCTGGTCGCCGACAAGATCATCGCCGCGTGCAAGGCAACCGGCGCGCAGGCGGTGCATCCGGGCTACGGCTTCCTGTCGGAACGCACCTCGTTCGCCCAGGCGCTCGCCGATAACGATATCGCCTTCATCGGGCCGCCGATCGGCGCCATTGCCGCGATGGGCGACAAGATCGAGTCGAAGAAGCTGGCGCTGAAAGCAGGCGTCAATGTCGTCCCCGGCTTCGTCGGCGAGATCGACAGCACCGAACACGCCGTCGAGATCGCCAACGGCATCGGCTATCCGGTAATGATGAAGGCGTCGGCCGGCGGCGGCGGCAAGGGGATGCGGCTCGCGTATAGCGAGGCCGACGTCCGCGAGGGGTTCGAGGCGACCAAGCGCGAAGGGCTGGCCAGCTTCGGCGACGACCGCGTGTTCATCGAGAAATTCATCCTCAATCCCCGCCACATCGAAATCCAGATCCTCGGCGACCAGCACGGCAACATCCTCTACCTCAACGAGCGCGAGTGCAGCATCCAGCGCCGCCACCAGAAGGTGGTCGAGGAAGCGCCCTCGCCCTTCGTCACGCCTAAGATGCGGCAGGCGATGGGCGAGCAATGCGTCGCACTGGCCCGTGCGGTCGGTTATTATAGCGCGGGCACGGTCGAGCTGATCGTGTCGGGCGCGGACCCGACGGGGGAGAGCTTCTACTTCCTCGAAATGAACACCCGGCTTCAGGTCGAACACCCCGTCACCGAATGCATCACGGGCATCGATCTGGTCGAACAGATGATCCGCGTCGCGGCGGGCGAGCCGCTCGGCATGACGCAGGCGGATGTGAAGCTCGACGGCTGGGCGGTCGAAAACCGTGTCTATGCCGAGGATCCGTATCGCGGGTTTCTGCCCTCGACCGGAAGGTTGGTTCGGTACAATCCGCCTGCGACCGGCTTGGATCGGGGACTGTCCCCGCTTGGGGACTGTCCCCTGCCCGACACGGGGGACAGTCCCCAAGTGGGGACAGTCCCCGGCACTTCGCTCGTCCGCGTGGACGACGGTGTCACCGAAGGCGGCGAGGTCAGCCGCTTCTACGACCCGATGATCGCCAAGCTGATCACCTGGGCACCCACGCGTCTGGAGGCGATCGACAAGCAGATCGCGGCACTCGACAGTTTCGAGATCGAGGGCGTCGGCCACAATATCGATTTCGTCAGCGCGATCATGCAGCACCCGCGTTTCCGCAGCGGTGAGATCACAACGGGCTTCATCGCCGAGGAGTATCCGGAAGGGTTCCACGGCGCGCCCGCCTCCCCCGAACTGCTCCGCGCACTTGCCGCCATCGCCGCCTTTGCCGCGACCGCCGAGGCCGACCGCGCGCGACGAGTGGACGGACAGCTCGGCAAACGGCTGCAACCGCCCGCTGACTGGCAGGTCCATGTCGGCGGCGCGAACCACGATGTCTCGATCAGCACGGACGGCATCGTCGTCGATGGCGAAGACCTCGACATCGAACTCGAATATACGCCCGGCGACCGGATCGTGGAGGCCGTGCTCGATGACGCGCCGCTCGCGGTCCGCATCTTGCGTACCCGCGCCGGGTTCAAGCTCACCACGCGCGGCGCTTCGCACATCGCCCGCGTCCTCCCCGCCCATGTCGCGCCGCTCAGCGCACACATGATCGAGAAAATCCCGCCCGACCTTTCGCGCTTCCTGCTGTCGCCCATGCCCGGCCTGCTCACCGCGCTCCACGTCGGCGCCGGCGACAAGGTCGAGGCCGGACAACCGCTGGCAGTGATCGAGGCGATGAAGATGGAAAACATCCTGCGCGCCGGCAAAACCGGCACGGTCAAGAGCATCAGCGCCGCCCAGGGCGACAGCCTGAGCGTCGATCAGGTCATCCTCGAACTCGACTGA
- a CDS encoding TM2 domain-containing protein — protein MAMIDRNRANADATGTTILVYVAWFFLGMFGVHRFLTGHVGSGVGMLLLNGLGWLTFWFGLGFLIWGVLGIWWLVDAILIPGMVRG, from the coding sequence ATGGCTATGATCGACCGCAACCGCGCCAATGCCGACGCTACCGGTACGACCATCCTCGTCTATGTCGCGTGGTTTTTCCTCGGCATGTTCGGCGTCCACCGGTTCCTGACCGGCCATGTCGGCAGCGGCGTCGGGATGCTGCTGCTCAACGGCCTCGGCTGGCTGACCTTCTGGTTCGGCCTCGGCTTCCTGATCTGGGGCGTGCTCGGTATCTGGTGGCTTGTCGACGCGATCCTGATCCCCGGCATGGTCCGGGGATAG
- the fghA gene encoding S-formylglutathione hydrolase: MTIETISEVRSHGGVQGVYRHAAASTGTPMTFSVFVPDHAPGARLPVVWYLSGLTCTHANVTEKGEYRAACAELGLIFVAPDTSPRGEGVANDDAYDMGQGAGFYVDATQEPWSPHFIMRSYIEEELPALIAANFPVDMARQGITGHSMGGHGALTVALRNPGRFQSVSAFAPIVAPAQVPWGQKALGGYLGEDRAAWRNYDAVSLIEDGARLPDLLVDQGAADNFLTDQLRPELLEAACAAAAIPLTLRMQPGYDHSYYFISTFMADHLRWHGGRLG, from the coding sequence GTGACGATCGAGACGATCAGCGAAGTCCGCAGTCACGGCGGCGTGCAGGGCGTATACCGCCACGCCGCCGCCAGCACCGGCACGCCGATGACCTTTTCGGTCTTCGTCCCCGATCACGCCCCCGGCGCGCGGCTCCCGGTCGTCTGGTATCTGTCGGGCCTGACCTGCACCCATGCCAATGTCACGGAGAAGGGCGAGTATCGTGCCGCGTGCGCCGAACTCGGCCTGATCTTCGTCGCGCCGGATACGTCTCCGCGCGGAGAAGGTGTCGCCAACGACGACGCCTATGACATGGGGCAGGGCGCGGGGTTCTACGTCGATGCGACGCAGGAACCGTGGTCGCCGCATTTCATAATGCGGTCCTATATCGAGGAAGAACTCCCCGCACTGATCGCCGCCAATTTCCCCGTCGATATGGCCCGCCAAGGCATCACCGGCCATTCGATGGGCGGCCACGGCGCACTGACCGTTGCGCTCCGCAATCCCGGGCGCTTCCAGAGCGTGAGCGCCTTCGCCCCCATTGTCGCGCCTGCCCAAGTGCCGTGGGGCCAAAAGGCGCTGGGCGGTTATCTCGGCGAAGACCGCGCCGCGTGGCGAAACTACGATGCGGTGTCATTGATCGAGGACGGCGCCCGCCTCCCCGACCTGCTCGTCGATCAGGGTGCCGCCGACAATTTCCTGACCGACCAACTCCGCCCCGAGCTACTGGAGGCCGCCTGCGCGGCAGCAGCCATCCCGCTGACCCTGCGGATGCAGCCGGGTTACGACCACAGCTATTATTTCATCTCGACCTTCATGGCCGATCATTTGAGGTGGCATGGGGGGCGGTTGGGGTAG
- a CDS encoding efflux RND transporter permease subunit, with amino-acid sequence MSFRNISAWAIRNPVAPIVLFIALTLAGIMAFMQMKVNNNPDVSFPAAQVQVTQPGAAPTELETQVTQKVEAALRGINGVEDISSYIQEGTSNTTVQFAIGTPVDRAVNDVRDAIANIRSDLPDGILEPQVNRLDIDGGPIAYFSAEATDMTLEQLSWFVDNTVAKRLVTVSGMANIQRSGGVKREIRVVLDPARMQAQGVTASQVNAQLRATNLNAAGGRAEIAGSEQSVRVLGNAASAFALGEKLISVGGRSVKLTDIATVRDSYAEQRNISKMNGKQVLSFAMAKSKGASDVTVYDEGVKLLRAMEKENPKVKFRQLFTTVDYTRSQYHSAIDAMWEGAILAVLVVFVFLRDWRATLISAIAIPLSAVPAFWFMDLMGFTLNGVSLIALSLVAGVLVDDAIVEIENIVRHMRMGKTAYQASIDAADEIGLAVLATTMAIVAVFLPVGLMPGMSGQFFKQFGMTIVAAVLISLAVARLITPMVAAYFLKSHGTASHGEGPLMDRYMGLLHWSLDTRRAKELRAAGRRWRGRFADHRIWVMGLGALAFGLTILAFGTLQFTGNPPLNNDYSSVRIQLPPGATVAQTEAVTDHVTRLLDAAPEVEAAFGDINVGDANVYITLKKERKKTSIEFEREFAPKLRAIPDARVTFQSQNGGLGRDVTVMLAGSDPAVVTATAQKLVDEMRELKQLRAPRIEGDMQRPEITIKPRAAIAAEMGVTAAALSQTIRIATQGDIDQNAAKFSLSDRQIPIRVMIDAADRTRISTIENLPVPTLSGGSVPLKLVADIAFGEGPSVLRRFNQNRRVAIGADFAPGVVTAAKEIDALPTMKNLPSGVQRVSFGDDKFLKEILNNFIVAVASGVLLVFAVLVLLYKRVLPPFVNMGSLLLAPLGGALALHLTSNPISMPVLIGLLMLLGIVAKNSILLVDFALEEIGKGVPTYDAIVDAGHKRAQPIVMTTVAMVAGMLPIALSFSGDGSWRAPMGIVVIGGLILSTILTLVIVPALFSLAVGVEARIAPWLSRTLTNGGADGKAGGAGSVQPAE; translated from the coding sequence ATGAGTTTCCGCAATATTTCCGCATGGGCGATCCGCAATCCGGTGGCGCCCATCGTGCTGTTCATCGCGCTGACGCTCGCCGGAATCATGGCCTTCATGCAGATGAAGGTGAACAATAATCCCGACGTCAGTTTCCCTGCCGCGCAGGTTCAGGTCACGCAGCCGGGAGCCGCACCGACCGAGCTCGAGACGCAGGTCACGCAAAAGGTCGAGGCTGCGCTTCGCGGCATCAACGGCGTCGAGGATATCTCGTCCTACATCCAGGAAGGGACGTCGAACACGACGGTCCAGTTCGCCATCGGCACGCCGGTCGACCGCGCGGTCAACGATGTCCGTGACGCGATTGCCAATATCCGCAGCGACCTGCCCGACGGCATCCTCGAGCCGCAGGTCAACCGGCTGGATATCGACGGCGGCCCGATTGCCTATTTCTCTGCCGAGGCGACCGACATGACGCTGGAACAGCTCAGCTGGTTCGTCGACAACACCGTCGCCAAACGGCTGGTCACGGTGTCGGGCATGGCCAATATCCAGCGTTCGGGCGGGGTGAAACGCGAAATCCGCGTTGTGCTCGACCCCGCGCGGATGCAGGCGCAGGGCGTCACCGCGTCGCAGGTCAATGCACAGCTCCGCGCGACCAACCTGAACGCGGCCGGGGGCCGCGCCGAGATTGCAGGGTCCGAACAGTCCGTCCGCGTGCTCGGCAACGCCGCCAGCGCCTTTGCGCTTGGGGAGAAACTGATCTCGGTCGGCGGGCGGTCGGTCAAACTGACCGACATCGCGACCGTGCGCGACAGCTATGCCGAACAGCGCAACATCTCGAAAATGAACGGCAAGCAGGTGCTGAGCTTTGCCATGGCCAAGTCGAAGGGCGCGTCCGATGTGACCGTCTATGACGAGGGCGTGAAACTGCTCCGCGCGATGGAAAAGGAGAACCCGAAGGTCAAATTCCGCCAGTTGTTCACGACCGTCGACTATACGCGCAGCCAGTATCACTCGGCCATCGACGCGATGTGGGAAGGGGCGATCCTTGCCGTCCTCGTCGTCTTCGTCTTCCTGCGCGACTGGCGCGCGACGCTCATCTCCGCCATCGCGATCCCGCTGTCTGCGGTCCCGGCGTTCTGGTTCATGGACCTGATGGGCTTCACCCTGAACGGGGTCAGCCTGATCGCGCTCAGCCTTGTAGCCGGTGTGCTGGTCGACGATGCCATCGTCGAGATCGAAAACATCGTCCGTCACATGCGGATGGGCAAGACCGCCTATCAGGCGTCGATCGATGCCGCCGACGAAATCGGGCTCGCGGTGCTGGCGACCACGATGGCGATTGTCGCGGTGTTCCTGCCGGTCGGATTGATGCCCGGCATGTCAGGGCAATTCTTCAAACAGTTCGGCATGACCATCGTCGCGGCCGTCCTCATCAGCCTTGCCGTCGCGCGTCTCATCACGCCGATGGTCGCGGCCTATTTCCTGAAGTCTCACGGGACCGCCTCGCACGGCGAAGGGCCGCTGATGGACCGCTATATGGGCCTGTTGCACTGGTCGCTCGACACGCGGCGCGCCAAGGAATTGCGCGCAGCCGGGCGTCGCTGGCGGGGACGCTTCGCCGACCATCGCATCTGGGTGATGGGCCTCGGCGCACTGGCGTTCGGACTGACCATTCTCGCGTTCGGCACATTGCAGTTCACCGGAAACCCGCCGCTCAACAATGATTACAGCTCGGTCCGTATCCAGCTGCCGCCCGGTGCCACGGTTGCACAAACCGAAGCGGTGACCGACCATGTTACCCGCCTGCTCGACGCTGCGCCGGAAGTGGAGGCCGCGTTCGGCGACATCAATGTCGGCGACGCCAATGTCTACATCACCCTCAAGAAGGAGCGCAAAAAGACCAGCATCGAGTTCGAACGCGAGTTCGCGCCGAAACTGCGGGCCATCCCCGATGCCCGCGTGACGTTCCAGAGCCAGAACGGCGGTCTCGGCCGCGACGTCACCGTCATGCTCGCGGGTTCCGATCCTGCCGTCGTCACCGCCACCGCGCAAAAACTGGTCGACGAGATGCGCGAGCTGAAGCAGCTGCGCGCGCCGCGGATCGAGGGCGATATGCAGCGCCCCGAAATTACCATCAAACCGCGCGCCGCGATTGCCGCCGAAATGGGGGTCACCGCCGCCGCGCTCAGCCAGACGATCCGCATCGCCACACAGGGCGACATCGACCAGAATGCGGCCAAATTCTCGCTGTCCGACCGCCAGATCCCGATCCGCGTGATGATCGATGCCGCAGACCGGACGCGCATCTCGACCATCGAGAACCTGCCCGTGCCCACGCTGAGCGGCGGCAGCGTGCCGTTGAAGCTCGTCGCCGACATCGCATTCGGCGAGGGACCTTCGGTGCTGCGCCGGTTCAACCAGAACCGCCGCGTCGCAATCGGGGCCGACTTCGCCCCCGGCGTGGTGACCGCCGCCAAGGAGATCGACGCGCTACCCACAATGAAGAACCTGCCATCGGGGGTGCAGCGCGTGTCGTTCGGCGACGACAAGTTCCTCAAGGAAATCCTGAACAACTTCATCGTCGCGGTCGCGTCGGGCGTGCTGCTGGTGTTCGCGGTGCTGGTGCTGCTCTACAAACGGGTGCTGCCACCGTTCGTGAACATGGGGTCGCTGCTGCTCGCCCCGCTCGGCGGTGCGCTGGCGCTCCACCTGACGAGCAACCCCATATCGATGCCGGTGCTGATCGGCCTGCTGATGCTGCTCGGCATCGTCGCCAAGAACTCGATCCTGCTCGTCGATTTCGCACTGGAGGAGATCGGCAAGGGCGTGCCGACCTATGACGCCATTGTCGATGCCGGGCACAAGCGCGCACAGCCCATCGTCATGACGACGGTCGCCATGGTCGCAGGCATGTTGCCCATCGCGCTCAGCTTCAGCGGCGACGGCAGCTGGCGCGCACCGATGGGCATCGTCGTGATCGGCGGGCTGATCCTGTCGACAATCCTGACGCTGGTGATCGTCCCCGCCCTGTTCAGCCTGGCCGTAGGCGTCGAGGCACGGATCGCGCCGTGGCTGAGCCGCACGCTGACCAATGGCGGCGCGGACGGCAAAGCGGGCGGTGCGGGCTCGGTGCAACCGGCGGAGTAA
- a CDS encoding lipopolysaccharide biosynthesis protein, translating to MSDAAATGPSVRTAAVWGMAGQYVAFFAQFVTSVVISRFFLTPGEVGLFGTALAAAMMVAIFQDFGISRYVAGEPDLDDDKLRRCFSVSIVFALGIGGLILALAWPTARFYDDMRLFPILAVIAGSYLLVPFYVVPSALLQRRLDFRGLFFVNAGAALAMMAVTIGLAANGWSAMSLAIGAVAQNLARAVIGQWASGAHPRLPLSLADTGPILKFGSQSSGLALSGALGMRSPELIVGRLLGFAAVGLYGRAVSLSGQLRLLVSGAIGGVFFPAFARMRDRGEPFAPAYIRVVSAYSVTTWPAMAFLAAASVPVVSILYGPVWAGVAPILMLVAISEIAFTALPLHMDIPVVLGRMRSLLYRNLIDTGFSIVLLVVAALVSIEWAAASRIAYGIAWYGVYAGFMHRLIGFRWRDIVLVYVRSLACTLATVAPILLAYALGLRPADTGFAALAAMALAGCLCWALMLFVVRHPARLEFLDMASGAMSRLRARVA from the coding sequence ATGAGCGACGCCGCCGCGACCGGCCCCTCGGTCCGCACCGCTGCCGTCTGGGGCATGGCGGGGCAATATGTGGCGTTCTTCGCGCAATTCGTCACCTCGGTGGTCATCTCGCGCTTTTTCCTGACGCCGGGCGAAGTCGGCCTGTTCGGCACCGCACTCGCCGCCGCGATGATGGTCGCGATCTTTCAGGATTTCGGGATCAGCCGCTATGTCGCGGGCGAACCCGACCTCGACGACGACAAGCTGCGCCGGTGCTTTTCGGTGTCGATCGTCTTTGCGCTGGGCATCGGCGGGCTGATTCTCGCCCTCGCCTGGCCGACAGCGCGCTTCTACGACGACATGCGGCTGTTTCCGATCCTCGCGGTGATCGCGGGCTCGTATCTGCTTGTGCCCTTTTATGTCGTCCCTTCGGCCCTGCTCCAGCGCCGTCTCGATTTCCGGGGGCTGTTCTTCGTCAATGCCGGCGCGGCGCTGGCGATGATGGCGGTGACCATCGGCCTTGCCGCCAATGGCTGGTCCGCGATGTCGCTCGCGATCGGTGCGGTCGCGCAAAACCTTGCCCGCGCTGTCATCGGCCAATGGGCCAGCGGCGCGCACCCGCGTTTGCCGCTTTCTCTGGCGGACACGGGGCCGATCCTGAAATTCGGATCTCAATCCTCGGGCCTCGCCCTCAGCGGTGCGCTCGGCATGCGCTCGCCCGAACTCATCGTCGGACGGCTGCTCGGGTTCGCTGCCGTCGGGCTGTACGGACGCGCGGTCAGCCTGTCGGGCCAGCTGCGCCTGCTCGTCTCGGGAGCCATCGGCGGCGTGTTCTTCCCCGCATTTGCCCGGATGCGCGACCGGGGCGAACCCTTCGCCCCTGCCTATATTCGCGTCGTGTCGGCATATAGTGTGACGACCTGGCCCGCGATGGCATTCCTTGCGGCCGCGTCGGTTCCGGTCGTCTCGATTCTCTACGGCCCGGTCTGGGCGGGTGTCGCGCCGATCCTGATGCTCGTCGCGATCAGCGAGATAGCCTTCACCGCCCTGCCCCTGCACATGGATATCCCGGTCGTGCTCGGCCGGATGCGGTCGCTGCTCTATCGCAACCTCATCGATACCGGCTTCTCGATCGTGTTGCTGGTCGTCGCTGCGCTGGTCAGTATCGAATGGGCCGCTGCGTCGCGGATCGCTTATGGCATTGCGTGGTATGGCGTTTATGCGGGCTTCATGCACCGGCTGATCGGGTTCCGCTGGCGCGACATCGTTCTGGTCTATGTGCGGAGCTTGGCCTGCACGCTGGCGACGGTCGCGCCGATCCTGCTCGCTTATGCGCTGGGGCTGCGTCCCGCCGATACCGGCTTTGCCGCGCTGGCCGCGATGGCGCTGGCAGGATGTCTGTGCTGGGCGCTGATGCTGTTCGTCGTGCGCCACCCCGCACGGCTCGAATTTCTCGATATGGCCAGCGGAGCCATGTCCCGTCTGCGCGCCCGCGTTGCCTGA
- a CDS encoding glycosyltransferase — MTEPLISVAMSVFDNAPYLAHAIESILAQTFGNFEFLIVNDGSRDGSGEIIDRYAAADSRIRPLHQANAGLIVSLNRMIGEARAPLIARMDGDDIALPERFERQIAFLDANPDIGVLGTGCTCIDEDGRPSTHKFDNVTTPEDVLEDLKNGPPLCHPSVVMRRDAVRAVGGYHQAYKHCEDYDLWLRLSEHVRMANLPDRLLLYRQSETQVSNRHAYVQKIGAAIAWEAHVERMAGRPDPTESLDTLPPMDQLDRVFGRAGVFRAVREKVALGSVYTPTALRGEGFDLMLAHIREGGATDGLWRTVVRLLTLNEPARAFRLAAALLKR; from the coding sequence ATGACCGAACCCCTGATCAGCGTGGCGATGAGCGTGTTCGACAACGCGCCCTACCTTGCCCATGCGATCGAAAGCATTCTTGCCCAGACCTTCGGCAATTTCGAATTCCTGATCGTCAACGACGGTTCGCGCGACGGATCGGGCGAGATTATCGACCGGTACGCCGCCGCCGATTCGCGAATCAGGCCGCTGCATCAGGCCAATGCCGGCCTGATCGTCAGCCTCAACCGCATGATCGGCGAGGCGCGCGCACCATTGATCGCGCGGATGGACGGCGACGACATCGCCCTGCCCGAACGATTCGAACGCCAGATCGCCTTTCTGGATGCCAACCCCGATATCGGTGTGCTGGGCACGGGGTGCACCTGCATCGACGAGGACGGACGGCCGAGCACGCACAAGTTCGACAATGTCACGACGCCCGAGGATGTTCTCGAGGACCTGAAGAACGGCCCGCCGCTGTGTCATCCGTCGGTCGTAATGCGGCGCGACGCCGTGCGTGCGGTCGGCGGCTATCATCAGGCCTATAAGCATTGCGAGGATTACGACCTGTGGCTGCGCCTGTCGGAGCATGTCCGCATGGCGAACCTGCCCGACCGCCTGCTGCTCTATCGCCAGAGCGAGACACAGGTCAGCAATCGCCACGCCTATGTGCAAAAGATCGGCGCGGCCATCGCCTGGGAAGCGCATGTCGAGCGCATGGCGGGACGGCCCGACCCGACCGAATCGCTCGACACGCTGCCGCCGATGGACCAGCTCGACCGGGTGTTCGGTCGCGCCGGGGTCTTCCGTGCCGTTCGTGAAAAGGTCGCGCTGGGCAGCGTTTATACCCCTACCGCATTGCGCGGCGAGGGCTTCGACCTGATGCTCGCCCATATCCGGGAGGGCGGCGCGACCGACGGCCTGTGGCGGACCGTGGTGCGACTGCTGACGCTGAACGAGCCGGCCCGCGCGTTCCGTCTCGCCGCAGCGCTCCTCAAACGATGA